A genomic segment from Gouania willdenowi unplaced genomic scaffold, fGouWil2.1 scaffold_409_arrow_ctg1, whole genome shotgun sequence encodes:
- the LOC114460145 gene encoding eukaryotic translation initiation factor 4 gamma 1-like isoform X1 has translation MSVPKKNMKELNKKEAIGDLLDDFTEPPGFSRSQQGQRKEPRKIIIHSMSLNYDVQLNKAEKAWKPTVKKNSCSRGAEEVVDNDPEVAKTGELFKQLRSILNKLTPQKFPELMKQVSELTIDTEERLKGAIDLISEKAILEPNFSVAYANMCRGLMGLKVPSADKPGKTANFLYLLLNRCQKEFEKDQDDDEIFEKKQKELEAAKDDEERERLRVELENARVIARRRSLGNIKFVGELFKLKMLTEAIMHACVVKLLKNHDEKSLECLCRLLSTIGKDLEFEKAKPQMDEYFNQMNKIIKEKMTSSRIRFMLQDVLDLRKNIWVPRRGDQGPKTIDQIHKEAELEEHQEQIKVHQQLLSKKESSGGGGRMCGGGMGGPGSHTPGGGPNSQPQDDGCGNTVLISKDRPIDTNRLYKIIKSGGMDLNNLVLAPGGKAGCKGVWRSWEKGCSGGTEAKPASADQESGRPATSTLNHFSALQQTSSLLSSSDTDHRDRDHFDRSGHVDGREGSPITKRSFSRESQERGGRSGESAPTPPPSLPKPSLSEEEMEKKSKAIIDEYLHITDLKEALQCVAELNSASMLYVFVRQGLESTLERSTTVREHLGLLLHQLVKVGTLPTEQYYKGLQEILEVTEDMAIDIPYMWLYLAELITPMLHEGGIPMGQLFREISKPLVPLGKAGVLLAQILQLLCKGMTPKKVGDLWIEAGLNWNDFLPEDKDVNKFVTEQKVEFTTGEELGPKEVVKKQLLSGEELSKQLDRLLQDKADNKHIMDWVEANLDEEQAASNHFVRSLMASVCGIAIICEHPYKAIAEQIMVRAELLQKYLNDEEKELQALYALQAMMVHMEEPANLLCMFFDTLYDEDIIKEEAFYKWETSKDPAEQTGRGVVLKSVTAFFTWLREPEEESDKE, from the exons ATGTCTGTgccaaagaaaaacatgaaggaACTTAACAAGAAGGAGGCCATTGGGGACCTTCTGGATGACTTCACAGAG CCTCCTGGTTTCAGTCGCTCCCAGCAGGGCCAGCGCAAAGAGCCCAGGAAAATCATCATCCACAGCATGTCTCTAAATTATGACGTGCAACTAAACAAAGCTGAGAAAGCCTGGAAACCTACGGTGAAGAAGAACTCTTGCAGCCGTGGTGCTGAGGAGGTTGTGGATAATGATCCTGAGGTGGCCAAAACTGGGGAGCTGTTCAAGCAATTGCGTAGCATCCTGAACAAGCTCACCCCACAAAAGTTTCCAGAGCTAATGAAGCAGGTGTCTGAACTAACAATAGACACAGAGGAAAGGCTGAAAGGTGCCATTGACCTGATATCTGAGAAGGCCATCTTGGAACCAAACTTCTCTGTGGCCTATGCCAACATGTGCCGCGGCCTAATGGGG TTGAAAGTCCCCAGTGCCGACAAACCAGGTAAAACTGCAAACTTCCTCTATCTCCTACTCAATCGTTGCCAGAAGGAGTTTGAGAAAGACCAGGATGATGATGAGATCTTTGAAAAGAAACAGAAGGAGCTGGAGGCTGCCAAAGAT GATGAGGAGCGTGAACGTCTGCGGGTTGAGCTGGAAAACGCCAGGGTTATTGCCCGCCGCCGCTCACTGGGCAACATCAAGTTTGTTGGTGAGCTCTTCAAGCTGAAGATGCTGACCGAGGCCATTATGCATGCCTGTGTAGTTAAACTACTGAAGAACCATGACGAAAAGTCTCTGGAGTGTCTCTGCAGACTTCTCTCCACCATTGGCAAAGACCTGGAGTTTGAAAAGGCCAAG CCTCAAATGGACGAGTATTTCAATCAGATGAACAAAATCATCAAGGAAAAGATGACCTCTTCCAGAATCCGCTTTATGCTGCAAGATGTTCTAGACCTCAGAAAG AATATCTGGGTGCCCCGTAGAGGAGACCAAGGTCCCAAAACTATTGACCAGATTCATAAGGAGGCAGAGTTGGAAGAGCATCAAGAACAGATCAAAGTCCACCAGCAGCTCCTGTCAAAGAAGGAAAGCTCTGGAGGAGGTGGTAGAATGTGTGGGGGGGGCATGGGAGGTCCAGGGTCTCATACACCGGGCGGTGGACCAAATAGCCAGCCTCAGGATGATGGATGTGGGAACACGGTGCTCATCTCCAAGGACAGACCCATCGATACCAATCGCCTTTACAAGATCATAAAG TCCGGTGGTATGGACTTAAACAATCTGGTGCTGGCTCCTGGTGGCAAAGCCGGGTGCAAGGGCGTGTGGCGCAGCTGGGAAAAAGGCTGCAGTGGAGGCACTGAAGCTAAACCAGCAAGTGCAGATCAAG aGTCAGGGCGTCCTGCTACCAGCACTCTGAACCACTTCTCAGCCCTTCAGCAGACTTCATCACTGTTGTCTTCATCAGACACTGATCACAGAGACAGGGATCACTTTGACAGATCTGGCCACGTTGATGGACGGGAAGGAAGCCCAATCACCAAGAGAAGCTTCAGCAGGGAGTCCCAGGAGCGTGGTGGCAGAAGTGGGGAGAGCGCTCCCACTCCCCCTCCTTCTCTTCCCAAACCTTCCCTTAGCGAAGAGGAGATGGAGAAGAAGTCCAAAGCCATCATTGATGAATACCTCCACATTACTGACTTGAAG GAGGCGCTGCAGTGCGTGGCAGAGCTCAACAGTGCCTCAAtgctttatgtgtttgtgcGGCAAGGCCTGGAGTCCACACTTGAACGCAGCACAACTGTCAGGGAACACTTGGGCCTGTTGCTGCATCAACTTGTGAAAGTTGGGACGTTACCCACTGAACAATACTACAAAGG GCTCCAGGAGATCTTGGAGGTAACAGAAGACATGGCCATTGATATACCTTACATGTGGCTGTACCTGGCTGAACTCATCACCCCTATGCTCCATGAAGGAGGCATCCCTATGGGACAGCTCTTCAG GGAGATCTCAAAGCCTCTGGTGCCTCTGGGAAAGGCTGGCGTGCTGCTGGCACAGATCCTCCAGCTGCTGTGCAAAGGAATG ACTCCCAAGAAAGTTGGGGATCTGTGGATTGAAGCTGGCCTGAATTGGAATGACTTTCTTCCTGAGGACAAAGATGTGAACAAGTTTGTCACTGAGCAG AAAGTGGAGTTCACCACAGGAGAGGAGCTGGGGCCAAAGGAAGTGGTGAAGAAGCAGCTCCTCAGTGGAGAAGAACTCAGCAAACAGCTGGACAGACTGCTTCAAGACAAGGCTGATAACAAGCACATCATGGACTGGGTTGAG GCTAATTTGGATGAGGAGCAGGCTGCTTCTAATCACTTTGTACGATCACTGATGGCCTCAGTGTGTGGGATCGCTATCATAT GTGAACACCCGTACAAGGCCATTGCTGAGCAGATCATGGTAAGAGCCGAGCTGCTGCAGAAATACCTGAATGACGAGGAGAAGGAGCTGCAGGCTCTGTATGCCCTGCAGGCCATGATGGTACACATGGAGGAGCCTGCTA ATCTGCTGTGTATGTTCTTCGACACCTTGTACGATGAGGACATTATTAAAGAGGAGGCCTTCTACAAGTGGGAGACGAGTAAAGACCCTGCGGAGCAAACAGGAAGAGGTGTCGTGTTGAAGTCGGTCACAGCTTTCTTCACCTGGCTCCGTGAGCCTGAGGAGGAGTCTGACAAGGAATAA